A stretch of the Teredinibacter haidensis genome encodes the following:
- the lolA gene encoding outer membrane lipoprotein chaperone LolA gives MTMIKTVFYFLFFISLPALAQPEQELSEKLKAIKTFSAEFTQQLTDPSGDEIQTTQGNVMVKSPGLFHWQVNPPYEQLVVANQQFLWVYDADLEQVTVSDRKTLDNSPAQILSGDFSSLGEQYEVTVETADAVTRYTMKALDKAVSTFTQLEFTFDKKNTLQSMILVDKLSQITAVTFKKQNINSEISNSLFDFIAPEGVDIIANH, from the coding sequence ATGACTATGATCAAAACCGTTTTTTATTTTTTATTTTTTATTTCTTTGCCTGCACTGGCTCAACCCGAGCAGGAACTGAGTGAAAAGTTAAAGGCGATTAAAACCTTTAGTGCCGAATTTACCCAGCAGTTAACCGATCCTTCCGGTGACGAAATCCAGACCACCCAGGGTAACGTTATGGTTAAAAGCCCGGGTTTATTTCACTGGCAAGTCAACCCGCCCTATGAACAACTGGTTGTTGCGAATCAGCAATTTCTGTGGGTGTACGATGCCGATCTAGAGCAGGTAACCGTTTCCGATAGAAAAACCCTGGACAATAGCCCTGCTCAAATTCTGAGTGGTGATTTTTCAAGCTTAGGGGAACAGTACGAGGTGACGGTTGAGACAGCCGATGCGGTTACTCGATACACAATGAAAGCACTGGATAAAGCGGTCTCTACGTTTACGCAGTTAGAGTTTACGTTCGATAAAAAGAACACTTTGCAATCGATGATTCTGGTCGACAAACTCAGCCAGATTACCGCTGTAACGTTTAAGAAACAGAACATCAATAGCGAGATATCTAACAGCCTATTCGATTTTATTGCCCCAGAGGGCGTAGATATTATTGCCAATCACTAA
- a CDS encoding replication-associated recombination protein A — MTNDLFTTSQPAMDQHQPLAARMRPRKLMEYLGQEHVLGKGKPLRLALEQGQVHSMILWGPPGIGKTSLAKLLANEIKAHFLSISAVLAGVKDIRAAVTEAQQQRQAYQRQTILFVDEVHRFNKSQQDAFLPYVEDGTLIFVGATTENPSFEVNNALLSRCRVYVLKSFTEVQLSQLLHRALTIENGLGAKGLTLAEGVEALLVAAADGDARRILNLLEISSDLTEDGEAISLDVVSQVLTGDVRRFDKGGDLFYEQISALHKSVRGSDPDAALYWFMRMLDGGCDPLYIARRVVRMASEDIGNADPRGLQIALNAWDVQERLGSPEGELAIAQAVVYLASAAKSNAVYNAFKSVRADVQKLPSYDVPMHLRNAPTSLMKDMDYGGGYRYAHDEPEAFAAGEKYFPDEMDTQHYYQPVERGLEIKIAEKLQRLRRLNEAGNKE; from the coding sequence ATGACTAACGATCTTTTTACTACATCGCAACCTGCAATGGATCAGCACCAGCCGCTGGCGGCTCGCATGCGTCCGCGAAAATTGATGGAATACTTGGGCCAGGAGCATGTTCTTGGCAAGGGCAAACCGCTAAGGCTTGCACTCGAACAGGGCCAGGTACACTCGATGATTCTTTGGGGGCCACCGGGAATTGGCAAAACATCATTGGCGAAATTGCTGGCGAACGAGATCAAGGCTCATTTTCTCTCCATTTCTGCTGTTCTGGCGGGAGTGAAAGATATTCGTGCAGCCGTTACCGAGGCTCAGCAGCAGCGCCAAGCTTATCAGCGCCAGACAATATTGTTCGTAGATGAAGTCCACCGTTTCAATAAGTCCCAGCAGGACGCATTTCTTCCTTACGTGGAAGACGGTACGTTGATCTTTGTCGGAGCAACAACAGAAAATCCATCCTTTGAAGTGAACAATGCACTGCTATCCCGTTGTCGCGTCTATGTGCTAAAGAGCTTCACTGAAGTACAGCTGTCGCAATTACTACATCGCGCATTGACGATCGAAAACGGCTTGGGTGCCAAGGGCCTTACCCTGGCTGAAGGTGTGGAAGCCTTGCTGGTGGCTGCCGCCGACGGCGACGCCCGGCGCATCCTCAATTTGCTGGAGATATCCAGTGATTTAACCGAAGACGGCGAAGCTATTTCTCTTGATGTGGTCTCGCAGGTTCTTACCGGTGATGTACGACGCTTCGATAAGGGGGGCGATCTGTTTTATGAGCAGATTTCAGCACTGCATAAATCTGTTCGCGGTTCCGACCCAGATGCAGCCCTTTACTGGTTTATGCGGATGCTCGACGGCGGCTGTGACCCGCTGTATATTGCCCGCCGGGTGGTAAGAATGGCGAGTGAGGATATCGGCAACGCCGATCCCAGGGGGTTGCAGATCGCCCTTAATGCCTGGGATGTTCAGGAGCGCCTAGGTAGTCCCGAAGGGGAGTTGGCTATTGCTCAGGCCGTTGTTTATTTGGCCTCCGCAGCGAAAAGCAACGCCGTGTATAATGCTTTTAAATCCGTGCGCGCCGATGTGCAAAAACTGCCCAGCTACGATGTGCCCATGCACCTGCGAAACGCACCGACAAGTTTGATGAAGGATATGGATTACGGCGGTGGTTATCGTTACGCTCACGACGAGCCCGAGGCCTTTGCAGCAGGGGAAAAATATTTCCCGGACGAAATGGATACACAGCATTATTATCAACCTGTAGAGCGCGGTTTGGAAATCAAAATTGCAGAGAAATTACAACGGCTTCGAAGGTTAAACGAAGCTGGTAATAAAGAGTAA
- the crcB gene encoding fluoride efflux transporter CrcB: protein MLWLAVALGGALGAIGRYGVSVALAPQHIKFPVATLTVNILGSLMMGIFYVLIVEKAMLSQEWRHVIMIGFLGAFTTFSTFSIETLHLFQAGHWQTAVIYLGLSLMLCVLAVYLGITITDSLL, encoded by the coding sequence ATGCTTTGGTTAGCAGTTGCATTAGGCGGTGCCTTGGGGGCGATAGGGCGCTATGGGGTATCGGTTGCCTTGGCACCACAGCATATTAAATTCCCCGTTGCCACGTTAACGGTGAATATCCTCGGCTCCTTAATGATGGGCATTTTTTATGTGTTGATTGTCGAAAAAGCCATGCTGTCACAGGAGTGGCGGCACGTTATTATGATCGGCTTTCTCGGTGCTTTTACCACATTCTCAACCTTTTCCATTGAAACTTTGCACTTGTTCCAAGCAGGGCACTGGCAAACCGCTGTAATCTACCTGGGCTTGAGCTTAATGCTCTGTGTTCTAGCTGTTTATTTAGGTATTACGATCACTGACTCATTACTGTAA